Proteins encoded together in one Pongo abelii isolate AG06213 chromosome 8, NHGRI_mPonAbe1-v2.0_pri, whole genome shotgun sequence window:
- the LOC100434440 gene encoding eukaryotic translation initiation factor 2 subunit 2-like, with the protein MSGDETIFDPTVSKKKKKIKKPFMLDEEGDTQTEITQPSETKEVEPEPTEDKDLEADEEDTRKKDASGDLDDLNFFNQKKKKKKTKKIFDIDEAEEGVKDLKIESDVQEPTEPENDLDIMLGKKKKKKKVKFPDEDEILEKDEVLEEEDSKKDDGISFSNQTGPAWAGSERDYTYEELLNRVFNIMREKNPDMVAGEIRKFVMKTPQVVRVGTKKTSFVNFTHICKLLHRQPKHLHAFLLAELGTSGSIDGNNQLVIKGRFQQKQIENVLRRYIKEYVTCHTCRLLDTILQKDTQLYFLQCESCHSRCSVASIKTSFQAVMGK; encoded by the coding sequence ATGTCTGGGGACGAGACGATTTTTGATCCTACtgtgagcaaaaagaaaaagaagataaagaagcCTTTTATGTTAGATGAGGAAGGGGATACCCAAACAGAGATAACCCAGCCTTCAGAAACAAAAGAAGTGGAGCCAGAGCCAACTGAGGACAAAGATTTGGAAGCTGATGAAGAGGACACTAGGAAAAAAGATGCTTCTGGTGATCTAGATGACTTGAACttctttaatcaaaagaaaaagaaaaaaaaaactaaaaagatatttgatattgATGAAGCTGAAGAAGGTGTAAAGGATCTTAAGATTGAAAGTGATGTTCAAGAACCAACTGAACCAGAGAATGACCTTGACATTATGCttggcaagaaaaagaagaaaaagaaggtcaAGTTCCCAGATGAGGATGAAATACTAGAGAAAGATGAAGTTCTAGAAGAGGAAGACAGCAAAAAAGATGATGGTATCTCATTCAGTAATCAGACAGGCCCTGCTTGGGCAGGCTCAGAAAGAGACTACACATACGAGGAGCTACTGAATCGAGTGTTCAACATCATGAGGGAAAAGAATCCAGATATGGTTGCTGGGGAGATAAGGAAATTTGTCATGAAAACTCCACAGGTCGTCCGAGTAGGAACCAAGAAAACTTCTTTTGTCAATTTTACACATATCTGTAAACTATTACATCGTCAGCCCAAACATCTCCATGCATTTTTGTTGGCTGAATTGGGTACAAGTGGTTCTATAGATGGTAATAACCAACTTGTAATCAAAGGAAGATTCCAACAGAAACAGATAGAAAATGTCTTGAGAAGATATATCAAGGAATATGTCACTTGTCACACGTGCCGATTACTGGACACAATCCTGCAGAAGGACACGCAACTCTATTTCCTACAGTGCGAAAGTTGTCATTCTAGATGTTCTGTTGCCAGCATCAAAACCAGCTTCCAGGCTGTCATGGGCAAGTGA
- the HHEX gene encoding hematopoietically-expressed homeobox protein HHEX, whose protein sequence is MQYPHPGPAAGAVGVPLYAPTPLLQPAHPTPFYIEDILGRGPAAPTPAPTLPSPNSSFTSLVSPYRTPVYEPTPIHPAFSHHSAAALAAAYGPGGFGGPLYPFPRTVNDYTHALLRHDPLGKPLLWSPFLQRPLHKRKGGQVRFSNDQTIELEKKFETQKYLSPPERKRLAKMLQLSERQVKTWFQNRRAKWRRLKQENPQSNKKEELESLDSSCDQREDLPSEQNKGASLDSSQCSPSPASQEDLESEISEDSDQEVDIEGDKGYFNAG, encoded by the exons ATGCAGTACCCGCACCCCGGGCCGGCGGCGGGCGCCGTGGGGGTGCCGCTGTACGCGCCCACGCCGCTGCTGCAGCCTGCACACCCGACGCCCTTCTACATCGAGGACATCCTGGGCCGCGGGCCCGCCGCGCCCACGCCCGCCCCCACGCTGCCGTCCCCCAACTCCTCCTTCACCAGCCTCGTGTCCCCCTACCGGACCCCGGTGTACGAGCCCACACCGATCCACCCCGCCTTCTCGCACCACTCCGCCGCCGCGCTGGCAGCTGCCTACGGACCCGGCGGCTTCGGGGGCCCTCTGTACCCCTTCCCGCGGACGGTAAACGACTACACGCACGCCCTGCTCCGCCACGACCCCCTGG GCAAACCTCTACTCTGGAGCCCCTTCTTGCAGAGGCCTCTGCATAAAAGGAAAGGCGGCCAGGTGAGATTCTCCAACGACCAGACCATCGAGCTGGAGAAGAAATTCGAGACGCAGAAATATCTCTCTCCGCCCGAGAGGAAGCGTCTGGCCAAGATGCTGCAGCTCAGCGAGAGACAG GTCAAAacctggtttcagaatcgacgcgCTAAATGGAGGAGACTAAAACAG GAGAACCCtcaaagcaataaaaaagaagaacTGGAAAGTTTGGACAGTTCCTGTGATCAGAGGGAAGATTTGCCCAGTGAACAGAATAAAGGTGCTTCTTTGGATAGCTCTCAATGTTcgccctcccctgcctcccaagAAGACCTTGAATCAGAGATTTCAGAGGATTCTGATCAGGAAGTGGACATTGAGGGCGATAAAGGCTATTTTAATGCTGGATGA